Part of the Archangium lipolyticum genome, CTCGCCTTGTGTGGGCGGCGGCAACGGTTCAAAGAGCACGCTGCCCTCTCCCTGCACGAAACGTCCGTCCCGTGGGTCCCCGAAGTCGTGGAGCACCTCGCCGGACAACATAATGTGAGCACACCTCACATTCATGTGATACAACCTCACATTCATGCGTGTCGCCACACGCTTGTCCGGAGGGGTGCCGTGAAGAAGACGCTGATGCTGATGCTGGCCGTGTCCTGGATGTGCGCATGCGCGCAGGTCGCGAGGCCAGCGGGACAGTGGGCCGTTGGTTCGCGCACCTGGGTGGCGGCGCACGAGCCCGAGGTGCTCGACGTGCTCGCCGACGCTCCCGGCACCGTGCGGAAGCTGCCGGTGAAGGCGTATTTCCCCGTCGACGGGAAGGCGGGAGAGCTGTCGGACAACACCACCTACACGCCCGCGGGCAACCCGGTGCTGGTCTTCGTGCATGGCACGGGCAGCGAGCTCGACGCCCATTCCTACCTCGCCGAGGAGCTGGCGAGCCGCGGATGGGTGGTGTTGACCGCGGCGCACCCGGGCCTCGCGCGCACCGCCGACTACCCGAAGGACCCGAGCAGAGGGCCGTCGAAGAAGCTGCAGGAGCTCCTCGCGAAGAGCGCCTTCGGAGACCCCTTCGTCCGCGACGCGGTCGAGCTGCTCGAGAGCGACGTGCGGCTCATGGTCAGGTCCGCGGCGGCCGAGCTGCCGGGACTCTCCCTCGACCGGATCTCCTATGGCGGACACTCCATGGGAGCCGTCGTCACCATGGGCCTCTGCCGGGAGCCCGAGTCGAACTGCGCTGCCTTCGTGAACCTCGACGGCCCGCCGCTGGCCGACCTGGCCGACGCGGGTGAGGGCTCCTCACGCATCGAGCCCAGGCCGGTAACGAAGCCGATGCTGATCGTCACCTCCGAGCTGATGACCACCGGGGAGAAGACGAAGGACCTGTGGGCATCGATCGACGCGCAGGCGCGGCTCGGTGACGCGCCCATGCTCTCGGCTCGGCTGTTGAAGGCCGGCCACCTGGATCTCTCCGATGCGCCGATGGACATGGGCCATGTGCTCATCGGCCTGCTGTTCGGAGAGGGAGCGGCGGGCAGCATCGATCCCGTGCGCGCCGTCGACTCCACCAAGGCCGTGGTGGCCCGCTTCCTCGAGCGGTACGGCCACTGCGATGCGCGGGCCGACGTGCTCCAGGAGGTCCGCGCGTGGCCCGAGCTCGAGGTGCGTGACGCCCGGCGGCTCGACGAACCCCCCACCTGTCCCTGAGCGGCTCGCCGGGCTCAGGGGCGGCGCGGCCCGGGCGCCAGCGTGGCTTCGAGCCCCTGGCCGAGAACCCCCGTCACCTCGAAGGCGAGGCGCTCGGCCGTTGCTCCGTCGACCTCGCCCAACAGGCCATCGACGAGCATCCGCGCCAACCCGAAGACGAGCGCCTGAGCCGCCAGATGCGCGGCGCTGCGAGCCGTCACCTCGGCGCTCACGGACGCCGCGGAGCCGCCGAACGCGGCCTCCATCGCCTTGCGAGCCCCCGTGTTGAGGCTGGCCACCAACTCGGACTCCTGGAGGGTCTCGGCGCGCGTCAGGATCCGGAAGTAACCCGGCTCCTCGACGGCGAAGCGCACGTAGGCCATGGCTCCCCGGCGTTGGGCCTCCCCGGGATCGGTCTCACCCGCGGTCGCGGCCTGCATGCGCGCGATCAGCCGGCGGGCGCCCTCTTCCGCCACGGCGACGAGCAGGGCCTGGCGTGAGGGGAAATGGCGGAAGGGCGCCGTGCCCGAAACGCCAGTCTTGCGCGCCAGTGTCGACAGCAGGACCGCGTCGACTCCTTCACGAGCCGCGAGCTCGACCGCTGCCTCCATCAGCGCGGTGCGGAGGTCTCCGTGGTGGTACTGGGAGCGGGATTTGCGCTTCGCCATCGTCGGTGGGCGACCCTAGCACTTCTGGAGGCAGGATCTGCCCAGGGGCACCGGGGCCAGCTTCGCAGGCCGCGTCGGCGCCCGGGTGAATGTGCTCGTCAGTCAGGCCGGCTGCCAGCGGGTGGCCCGTGGCAGCCGGCCAGTAGTAGACGAGCAGTCGCGGCCAGCGGGCCGTGGTGTTGGTGTACTCGCGCGAGTCGTACACCGAGCGGCTTCCCGGGGAGTCGAGCTTGAAGGAGATGACCCCCTCCGAGGCCAGCGCCTGCTGCGCGGGCGCCACCAGCTTCGGGCTCGCGTTGACGCCCACCTGCGTCGTGTACTGGTCCGCTCCTCCCTGCGAAGCCGGGGGGACTCAGCCCACGCGCTGTCCCCCTCCGGGGACGAGGTTCAGCCCCCGGCCGGGCAGCCGCACGTTGAGCCTGTCCCTCTGGCGCAGCCGGGCCGCGTCCACCAGCATCCGCCCCGCCCAGCGGTACACGTTGAACTCGGCCACGAAGGCGCGCAGCGAGCGCATGCGCGCGGCCTGCTCCTCCCGGGGCATCTCCACCGCGGCGAGGATGGCGGCGCTCGCTTCCTCCAGGTCATACGGATTGACGATGAGCGCCTCGGTGAGCTCGCGCGCCGCCCCGGTGAAGTGGCTGAGCACGAGCACGCCCTGCTCGTCCTCGCGCGCGGCGATGAACTCCTTGGCCACCAGGTTCATCCCGTCGTGCAGCGAGGACACGTAGCAGAAGTCCGCCGCGCGGTAGTAGCGGAACACCGAGAGCGGCTCGTGGTGGGCGCGCAGCAGGATGATGGGGCGGTAGTTGCCAGTGCCGAAGCGCTGGTTGATGCGCTCGGTGAGCGCCTCCACGCTGGCGTTGAGCTGGCGGTAGCGCTCGATGACGGTGCGGCTGGGCGCGGCGAGCTGCACGAAGGTGAGCCGGCCGCGCAGGTGGGGGGCGCGCTCCAGCGTGCGCTCCACCGCGAGCAGCCGCTCTTCAATGCCCTTGGTGTAGTCCAGCCGGTCCACGCCCACGCCGAGCAGCGTGTCCGGAGGCAGTCCGAGCTCGGCCAGTACGGAGGCGCGGCACTCGCGCACGGGGGGCGTGGCCTGGGCCCACTGGCTCGGCCACTCGATGGAGATGGGGTAGGGGCGCACGAGGCTCTGCCGCTTGCGGTGCACCACGGCGTTCTGCTCCCGGTCCAGCCGCGCCTCCAGGAAGCGGTCCACCGCGTCCAGGAAGTTGTTGCAGTGCGCCTGGGTGTGGAAGCCCAGGATGCTCGCGCCGAGCATTCCCTCCAGCAGCTCCACGCGCCAGGGGCAGATGCCGAAGCGCTCCGAGTTGGGCCAGGGGATGTGCCAGAAGGTGATGATGGTGGCGCGGGGCAGCCGCTCGCGAATCATCCGGGGCGCGAGCGCGAAGTGGTAGTCCTGCACGAGGATGACGGGGTCCTCTCCCTCCACCTCCTCGCAGACGGCGTCGGCGAAGCGGCGGTTGACCTCGCGGTAGTGCCGCCAGTCCTCGGCGCGGAAGAGGGGGCGCGTATCGGCGATGTGGCACAGCGGCCAGAGGCCCTCGTTGGCGAAGCCGTAGTAGTAGCCCTGCTCCTCCTCCTTCGACAGCCACACGCGCCGAAGCGTGTAGGACTGCTCGCCCGGAGGCACGCGCACGCGGCCGTGCGCATCCGCCGTCTCGTGGTCCGCGCTGCCGCTGCCATGCGCCACCCACACGCCGGAGCACGCGCGCATCACCGGCTCGAGCGCGGTGACGAGCCCGCTGGCCGGGTGCGACACCTGGATGCTGCCGTCCGGGGCGCGCTGGTGGATGTAGGGCTCGCGGTTGGCCACGATGATGACGCGCTCGCCACTCAAGTGCCGCGTCAGCGTGCTCTTGAGCCGGTTGGCCGTCCACGTGCCGCCCTCGCCCTCCTGCTCCTTCTCCTGGTGCAGCCGCTCCACCAGCTCGCGCACGTCCGCGAGGATGGGCTGGAACTCGCGCGCGGAGCCCTGCTGGCCCTCTCCCTGTAGCAGCCGCCGCAGTTGCTCGCTCCACCCGCGCCAGGAGATGCGCGCCGCGATGAGCGTCACCACCGGGGCCGCGATGGCCAGGATGGCGAAGGCCGCGAGCAGGAAGGCCTGCGTCGTCCCCTCTCGCCGCTCCACCCAGCTCAGGTCGTGCACGAGAATGACGTAGCCCCGCACGCGCGAGCCCTCCAGCAGTGGCACCACGTTGGTCTGCACCTCGCCGCCCTTGAGCCGGGTGCGCACGGCGAAGGGGGTGGGCTCCCCGGAGTCCCTACGCTCCGGCCCCGCCAGGGAGCTCCGGTCGCCACACCCGAGCGTCCCCGGATACTCGGGCGTGCTGGCCAGGCGGTGCGGGCTCGCGTCACAGATGGCGGCGGCCATGATGCGCTCGTCCCGGGTCAGCTCCCCCAGCAGCCGCGCGAGGCCCTCCCCATCCCCCAGGGCCATGCGCTCGAGCAACGAGTCGCGGGCGCCACTCACCGCCAGTTCCGCCCTCAACCGCATGTCCTTTTCGAACCAGGCCCGGGTGGTACTGCCCACCGCGAACAGCGCCACCCCGGTGAGGACGGCGAGACCCACCACCAGTGCGATGATGAACCGTACGGAGCGTGTCATTCCAGGGCCTCCTTGGCAGATGATAAGTACCCACTTAACATGTGCCGCACCGCGGGGATACCCCTGGGGCTCCAACGACAGTGCAATGCGTCAGTTGTCCGACGGGCAGCTGGAGGAGTGGTGATGAGCGTCCAAGAGAACAGTGCTCCCTTGATGGTGCCCGCGGGGCAACCGCGCGCCCATGAAACACTGCTGGAGCGGTACCTGAACCTGCTCCGGGACGACCCGCACATTCTCGCGGCCACGGCCCAGCCCAGCCGGGAGCACACGTTGCAGTGGGCGGCCGATGAGCTGCGGCTCACAGCGTCCACGCTGCGCGGCGCCACGCGGGAGGACGCCGAGTACGAACTGGAGCGCGTGCTTCACGAGGTCCGAGAGCGGTTGGGCCTGGCTTGGGGGCGCTGACGCAGGCCTCCAGAGGCAAGGGCCCTCAGCTCCGGACGGGCACCTGGTAGCGCTCCGAGGGATTGTGCTCGCGCGTGGTGGACAACGATGACGTGCTGCACCGCCTCACCGTGCCGGTGCTCGTGTCCCACGGGCTGGAGGACCGGGTGGTGCTCCCCGAGTCCAGGTGTCGCTCTATCCGGGCATCGGCCACTCGGCCCTTCTGGGCGGATGCGCGACCTCGGTGAACTGCAAGTGGGACCTATTCGTCCCGCAGGGCCGAGGTGAGGTCTGCCCAGAGCTCCTCGACGTTCTCGATTCCGACGCTCAATCTGAGGAGAGAGGGGGGCAAGTGCTCCTGGCCGGGGATGCCTGCACGGCGCTCAATCGTCGACTCGACGGCCCCCAGGCTGGTGGCGTGTTGAATGAGCCTGACCCGCGAACACACCGCGTCGGCCGCCGCGGCGTCGCCGCGAACGTCGAACGAGATGATGGTGCCGAAGCCTTTCAGCTGAGCGCGCGCGATCGAGTGTGTCGGGTGGCTGCTCAGTCCCGGGTACCGGGTATGGGCGACACGAGGATGTGCCTGCAGGCGCTCCGCGAGGACCATGGCGTTGGCCTGGGCTCGCTCGAGCCTGAGCGCCATCGTGCGTGCGCCACGCACCGCGAGGTATGACTCGAGTGCGCCGGGCGTGGCTCCGTTCAACTCACGCGAGCGCCGCAGGGCCGCGCGGAGGTCGTCGCGCCTCACGGTGACCACCCCGGAGAGGAGATCTGAGTGCCCCCCGATGAACTTGGTGGCCGACTGGAAGGAGACGTCAGCGCCCAGGTCGAGCGGCCGCTGATTCAGGGAGGTCGCGAACGTATTGTCGACTGCCACGAGGGCAGTTGGCTTTCGGGCGGCCGAACAGATGGCGCGCACGTCGGCCACGGCCAGCAACGGATTCGACGGAGACTCCAGCCAGATGAGGTCTGCGTCCGCGCAGGCCCGTTTCCATCCCTCCGTATCGTCGACCGCCAGTCTGCGGAGACTCCAGAGGCCCTTTTGCCTCCCGGACTCAGCGAGCCCGACCACGCCCTGATAGCAATCGTCCGGGATGACGACCTGCGACCCGACGCGCAGTTGGTCGAAGATCGCGGCGACGCCGGCCATGCCCGAGGCGAACGCGACGGCATGACCTCCTTCCAAGAGCCCGACTATCTCCTCGAGCGCCTCCCACGTGGGCGTGCCGTCGTCTCGTGCGTAGGCGCGTTCGGTACCGAGGACGAAATTCGAGGCTGGAACGGGTGGCCGGTTCAGCGGCGCCCCAGGGCGTCGGTCGCGTCCTGCCGCGACGAGCAGTGACTCGGCTGATGAGATCCCCGCGAGATGTAGGTCCGTGCTCATGCTCACGAAGGTATACTGCGGTCGTCAGGAGATGCAGTAGCCCCCGTTTCGGAAGGATGGCGACGGGCGGAGGTGGGTCTGACATTTCGGACGGGCAAGACCAGCTCCATCCTTCCGCTCGTCCACGCGTGCTCTCCCTGGCCTCCCTGTCTGCCCCAAGGCCTGGCGAGCTTCTTCGCATGGAGCCTTGTGAATCGCCTTACATCCATCTGGTCAAGCGGCTCACAGCGTCCTCGCAACGCATTGGGCAGAGTGGCCTCACCTCCACACGGTAGCGGTTCCGCCCCTTGAAGGACTCTCGCGGCGGCGGCCGGGTGCGCACGGGTTCCCCCTGGGGCGTGGGGGGGTCAGCGGGCCGGCCAGAAGGTGGTGGCGCGCGCCGTGTCGGAGCGGAACGCGAGCTTGTTCGCGCGCAGGTCATAGAGCCGCGGGTGCGTGCCCACGCGCTCGGCCGAGACGAGGAGGAACGGACCCCGCGTGCTCACGGAGACCAGATCCGAGTCCCGGAAGCCCACGTCCTTCAAGGGCTGCAGCTGTCCCCCGGTCTCGACGACGATGTGCCCCGTGGTGTATGCGCCCTCGCCGGTGACCTGCCAGACGTAGAAGGAGCCGGCCGGCGTGGTGCCGTGGGCCCAGCTCCCGTACGTCTCCACTCCTTCCGCCTTGACCTTCTCCACCAACGGAGCGGGGACGAGGGGAAGGAGCTTCGCGAGCTGCGCCTCGGTCGGCTCGGGACCCTCCTCATCCAGCTGCGAGCGCAGCATGTCGGTGGAGCGGGGGCCCTGCCCGGAGGCTGCATCCAACGCGCTGACGCCGAGCGACAGGTCCGCTCCCTGGCTGGTGCCCTTCACCTCCACTCGCTTCCACTGGCCGTCCTTGTCGAGCCGGTAGGCGTAGGCGATCGCCGGAAGGCCCTCGAGGTCCGAATCGAAGGTGATGGCCTGTCCATCCACGGTGATGGGGCCCTGAGCCTGCTGCTGCTCCTCGGACAACGAGCCCAGGGAGAGCGCCAGGAGGTCCGCGCCCTTGTAGCCGAGCTCCTGCAGCTCTCCTTCCACGGAGGGCACGGGCACCGTGCGCACCTCGCCCGAGGCCACCGTGACCTCGTACATCCGCTGGGGCGCGCCCGGCGTGGGCTTCTCGTCGGGATAGCCCTGGGGCGAGGCGTCCGGCGAGGAGTAGCCGGAGGACTGCACCGAGCGCGGGTCGAACCAGACGAGCGCCTTGTCCAGGTTCGTGCTCCAGGCCATGCGGGCGCCCTTGCAATCACCGTCGAAGGAGGCCACGACCGCTCGCTTCTGGGCGACCGGATCCTCACGCAGCCACTGGCACTTGCCGTTCTGGGCATCGAGGAGGGACAGGGTGGAGTCCGTCCGCGGCACCTCGGCGAGCGGGTCCTTCTTCACGGCGGCGGGAGCCGTGGCGGCCGGTGCGGCCTCGCTGGTCTTGGACGGGGTGGGGCCCGGGGGCTGCTCCTTCTTGCAACCGGTGGCGGCGGTGGCGAGCGCGGCGAGCAGCATCAGACGAGACTTCATGAGTAGGGTGCTCCGGTGATGGGAACGGCCGCCGTCATACTGGATCTTCCAACGTGAGTGCCAGCGGCCTACATCCCTATCGGGGGGCGACTTGCCAATACCCTTCGTTCATCGCCAAAGTACCGAAGTCGGCACTGTTGGGCTGGTGTCCGATGCGAGGCTTTTCCATGGCACCCAGTGACGTCGTCTCCGCGCAGGCGCTTCAAGGCGATCCCGCTGTTCGGGAACTCCAGATGCTGCTCGTCCGGTACGGATACATGACCGACTCGCAGGTGCAGACGGGCCTTGGCATCCTGGGGCCGAAAACCCGGGAGGCGGTGGGCCGCATCCTGGCGGGCAAGCAGAAGGCGGCGCCCATCTCCGCTCCCATCCCCCTGGCCGGCAAGGCCGCGGACAAGGCGAAGGGGGAGGGCGCGATCGATACCCACTTCTACATCGTGCAGGCAGGCGACAGTCCGGAAGCGATCGCGAAACGGCTGGGCGTGAGCACGAGCCAATTGGAGGCCCATCCGCGGAACGCGTTCATGAAGGAGCGCCAGAAGAAGGGGGGGTATGCGCTCCAACCGGGAGATCGGCTCGCGATCCCCGACAAGGCGCGGCCGATGATCCGCAAGGA contains:
- a CDS encoding serine aminopeptidase domain-containing protein — translated: MKKTLMLMLAVSWMCACAQVARPAGQWAVGSRTWVAAHEPEVLDVLADAPGTVRKLPVKAYFPVDGKAGELSDNTTYTPAGNPVLVFVHGTGSELDAHSYLAEELASRGWVVLTAAHPGLARTADYPKDPSRGPSKKLQELLAKSAFGDPFVRDAVELLESDVRLMVRSAAAELPGLSLDRISYGGHSMGAVVTMGLCREPESNCAAFVNLDGPPLADLADAGEGSSRIEPRPVTKPMLIVTSELMTTGEKTKDLWASIDAQARLGDAPMLSARLLKAGHLDLSDAPMDMGHVLIGLLFGEGAAGSIDPVRAVDSTKAVVARFLERYGHCDARADVLQEVRAWPELEVRDARRLDEPPTCP
- a CDS encoding TetR/AcrR family transcriptional regulator; the encoded protein is MAKRKSRSQYHHGDLRTALMEAAVELAAREGVDAVLLSTLARKTGVSGTAPFRHFPSRQALLVAVAEEGARRLIARMQAATAGETDPGEAQRRGAMAYVRFAVEEPGYFRILTRAETLQESELVASLNTGARKAMEAAFGGSAASVSAEVTARSAAHLAAQALVFGLARMLVDGLLGEVDGATAERLAFEVTGVLGQGLEATLAPGPRRP
- a CDS encoding trans-sulfuration enzyme family protein, with translation MSTDLHLAGISSAESLLVAAGRDRRPGAPLNRPPVPASNFVLGTERAYARDDGTPTWEALEEIVGLLEGGHAVAFASGMAGVAAIFDQLRVGSQVVIPDDCYQGVVGLAESGRQKGLWSLRRLAVDDTEGWKRACADADLIWLESPSNPLLAVADVRAICSAARKPTALVAVDNTFATSLNQRPLDLGADVSFQSATKFIGGHSDLLSGVVTVRRDDLRAALRRSRELNGATPGALESYLAVRGARTMALRLERAQANAMVLAERLQAHPRVAHTRYPGLSSHPTHSIARAQLKGFGTIISFDVRGDAAAADAVCSRVRLIQHATSLGAVESTIERRAGIPGQEHLPPSLLRLSVGIENVEELWADLTSALRDE
- a CDS encoding alpha,alpha-trehalose-phosphate synthase (UDP-forming), whose protein sequence is MTRSVRFIIALVVGLAVLTGVALFAVGSTTRAWFEKDMRLRAELAVSGARDSLLERMALGDGEGLARLLGELTRDERIMAAAICDASPHRLASTPEYPGTLGCGDRSSLAGPERRDSGEPTPFAVRTRLKGGEVQTNVVPLLEGSRVRGYVILVHDLSWVERREGTTQAFLLAAFAILAIAAPVVTLIAARISWRGWSEQLRRLLQGEGQQGSAREFQPILADVRELVERLHQEKEQEGEGGTWTANRLKSTLTRHLSGERVIIVANREPYIHQRAPDGSIQVSHPASGLVTALEPVMRACSGVWVAHGSGSADHETADAHGRVRVPPGEQSYTLRRVWLSKEEEQGYYYGFANEGLWPLCHIADTRPLFRAEDWRHYREVNRRFADAVCEEVEGEDPVILVQDYHFALAPRMIRERLPRATIITFWHIPWPNSERFGICPWRVELLEGMLGASILGFHTQAHCNNFLDAVDRFLEARLDREQNAVVHRKRQSLVRPYPISIEWPSQWAQATPPVRECRASVLAELGLPPDTLLGVGVDRLDYTKGIEERLLAVERTLERAPHLRGRLTFVQLAAPSRTVIERYRQLNASVEALTERINQRFGTGNYRPIILLRAHHEPLSVFRYYRAADFCYVSSLHDGMNLVAKEFIAAREDEQGVLVLSHFTGAARELTEALIVNPYDLEEASAAILAAVEMPREEQAARMRSLRAFVAEFNVYRWAGRMLVDAARLRQRDRLNVRLPGRGLNLVPGGGQRVG